The following are from one region of the Hymenobacter radiodurans genome:
- a CDS encoding sulfatase-like hydrolase/transferase, which translates to MLLFSFAPPPAKKGLRTKNVIIVVIDGPRYSETWGATPGIIPQMATRLKPRGVFFSNFYNNAFTYTNSGHTALTTGINQPIDNFDVEFPQQPSIFQIWRKATGKPATAAWLITSKDKLHILANTLNPEWKDQFQPSVDCGISGPGSGYRADSLTLVAAKRILTQHKPNLVLINFMEPDGYAHAANWENYLRGIARDDKYVGELYDFLQKNKTYRNTTTLLITNDHGRHLDGIDGGFVDHGDDCEGCRHISLLALGPDFKRGRTLTEKYTQPDVPSTVAFLLGFPLEQSQGKVIESLFKR; encoded by the coding sequence TTGCTCCTCTTCTCATTTGCCCCCCCGCCCGCAAAGAAAGGTCTGCGCACCAAAAACGTGATTATCGTAGTCATTGATGGTCCTCGGTATTCCGAAACCTGGGGCGCCACTCCCGGCATTATTCCTCAGATGGCTACGCGGCTGAAGCCCCGGGGCGTCTTTTTTTCTAACTTTTATAACAACGCTTTTACCTACACCAATTCTGGCCACACCGCTCTAACTACAGGCATCAATCAGCCCATCGACAACTTTGACGTTGAGTTTCCGCAACAGCCATCCATATTTCAGATTTGGCGCAAAGCTACGGGCAAGCCCGCCACGGCGGCTTGGCTCATTACCAGTAAAGACAAGCTGCACATTCTGGCTAATACCCTAAACCCGGAATGGAAAGATCAGTTTCAACCCTCCGTCGACTGCGGCATAAGTGGCCCCGGCAGTGGCTACCGCGCCGATTCGTTGACACTGGTAGCCGCTAAGCGCATTCTGACCCAGCACAAGCCCAATCTGGTACTCATCAACTTTATGGAACCCGATGGCTACGCGCACGCCGCCAATTGGGAAAATTACCTCCGTGGCATAGCGCGCGACGATAAATACGTAGGCGAGCTTTACGACTTTCTGCAAAAGAATAAAACCTACAGAAACACGACTACTTTACTTATCACCAATGACCACGGCCGACACCTCGATGGTATCGATGGAGGGTTCGTGGACCATGGGGACGATTGTGAAGGGTGCCGACATATTAGCCTGCTAGCTCTTGGACCGGACTTTAAAAGGGGGCGCACGCTTACCGAAAAATATACCCAGCCCGACGTGCCTTCTACGGTAGCCTTTCTGCTGGGTTTTCCGCTGGAGCAAAGTCAGGGAAAGGTAATCGAAAGCTTGTTTAAGCGCTGA
- a CDS encoding T9SS type A sorting domain-containing protein, protein MIISTRLLLVLTLFMAQLSAVATTVHPPQYPPPAGVAPQQYQMGLGSRSSRLTTPLRTEFSTNTFRNTPFSNVPAPTIFAFRSPFSGVGGQSATKSVSAAAAPVQDARLNLPTLSVYPNPARGMVVVSLSQTPGSDYKFRLSNIIGREVRTLTLRPDLASTGIAMNLSDLPAGMYFYSLLVNDKVVSTKRLVLQN, encoded by the coding sequence ATGATTATCTCTACTCGTTTGTTATTAGTGCTGACGCTGTTTATGGCGCAGCTTTCGGCGGTTGCCACTACGGTGCATCCGCCTCAATACCCGCCACCCGCCGGCGTGGCCCCACAGCAGTACCAGATGGGCCTAGGTAGCCGCTCAAGTCGCCTTACTACTCCTTTGCGCACAGAGTTTTCTACCAATACCTTCCGAAATACGCCATTTAGCAACGTACCTGCTCCTACCATTTTTGCGTTTCGCAGCCCATTCTCGGGTGTTGGGGGGCAATCTGCTACCAAGTCGGTGAGTGCAGCGGCAGCGCCTGTGCAGGACGCCAGACTCAACCTTCCTACGCTTAGCGTGTATCCTAATCCCGCCCGTGGCATGGTGGTAGTTAGCCTTTCACAGACGCCGGGCTCCGATTACAAATTCCGTCTCAGCAACATTATCGGCCGTGAAGTGCGCACGCTGACGCTCCGCCCCGACCTAGCGAGCACTGGTATTGCCATGAACTTGTCTGACTTGCCAGCTGGCATGTATTTCTACAGCCTGCTCGTAAACGATAAGGTAGTAAGCACAAAGCGCTTAGTACTACAGAATTAA
- a CDS encoding biotin--[acetyl-CoA-carboxylase] ligase has translation MVISPQTLFTGQQLIWLPECASTNTEAQRLIGQNRATDGCVVITDKQTAGRGQRGNRWEAQPGENLTMSVVWRPTFLAAPDQFQLSQAVALAVYDWASSLLGPDPALRVKWPNDIFFGEQKLGGILIENTLSGPKIQSSIVGLGLNINQREFAVPTATSLSSLTGRQYALPALVARLLECLEKRYLQLRAGQVATLHQAYLQVLYRYQQPHLYEVDGRTVTGQIRGVDEAGQLLVEIDGQVRHFGLQQIKYLSSASVE, from the coding sequence GTGGTTATTTCCCCCCAAACCCTCTTCACGGGCCAACAGCTAATCTGGTTGCCCGAATGCGCCTCTACAAACACGGAGGCACAGCGCTTAATTGGCCAAAACCGCGCCACCGACGGCTGCGTGGTCATTACCGACAAACAGACCGCCGGCCGCGGTCAACGTGGCAACCGCTGGGAAGCTCAGCCCGGCGAAAACCTGACGATGTCGGTCGTCTGGCGCCCTACATTCCTAGCCGCGCCCGATCAGTTTCAACTCAGCCAAGCTGTAGCCTTGGCCGTCTATGATTGGGCAAGTAGTCTGCTCGGCCCCGACCCCGCGCTTCGAGTGAAGTGGCCGAACGATATTTTTTTCGGGGAACAGAAGCTGGGGGGCATTTTAATCGAAAACACCTTAAGCGGCCCTAAAATTCAATCAAGTATCGTTGGTTTGGGCTTAAATATAAACCAACGCGAATTTGCAGTGCCTACGGCTACCTCTTTGAGTAGCCTCACCGGCCGGCAATATGCGCTACCAGCACTAGTTGCCCGGCTGCTGGAGTGCCTCGAGAAGCGCTATTTGCAGTTGCGGGCCGGGCAAGTAGCTACGCTGCACCAAGCCTACCTTCAAGTGCTATACCGCTACCAGCAGCCTCATTTATACGAAGTAGATGGGCGGACTGTCACTGGTCAGATCAGAGGCGTTGATGAGGCAGGGCAACTGCTTGTAGAGATTGATGGACAAGTGCGGCACTTTGGCCTACAACAGATAAAATATCTTTCAAGCGCTTCTGTAGAGTAA
- a CDS encoding UDP-2,3-diacylglucosamine diphosphatase produces the protein MTRPLQLPDLALPPGRKVYFASDFHLGAPDAASSAARERRIVRWLDTAAQDAGAIYLLGDIFDFWFEYRHAVPRGFIRLQGKLAELTDAGLPVTFFTGNHDMWMFDYFTKELNIPILRHPVSQRIGNQLFHIGHGDGLGPKDHTYKVLKRVFASPVSQWLFARLHPNFGIGLANKWSRRSRIQNAAADEKYFGEDEWLLVYCRELEQHYHHDYYVFGHRHLPLDVPVAPGSRYLNLGEWVNYCSYAVYDGHDLALQHFEQ, from the coding sequence ATGACGCGCCCCTTGCAACTACCTGATCTAGCGCTGCCGCCCGGCCGCAAGGTGTATTTCGCCTCCGACTTTCATCTCGGTGCCCCCGACGCCGCCAGTTCTGCCGCGCGCGAGCGCCGCATTGTGCGCTGGCTCGACACGGCGGCCCAGGATGCAGGCGCTATTTATCTGCTGGGGGACATTTTCGACTTTTGGTTTGAGTACCGTCATGCTGTGCCTCGCGGCTTTATTCGTTTGCAAGGCAAACTGGCCGAGCTCACCGATGCGGGCCTGCCTGTTACCTTTTTCACTGGCAACCATGATATGTGGATGTTCGACTACTTTACCAAAGAGCTGAATATTCCCATTTTGCGCCACCCCGTAAGCCAGCGCATCGGCAATCAGCTGTTCCATATTGGGCACGGCGACGGGTTGGGCCCCAAAGACCACACGTATAAAGTACTCAAACGCGTATTTGCCAGCCCCGTGTCGCAGTGGTTGTTTGCGCGTTTGCACCCAAACTTCGGCATTGGATTAGCCAACAAATGGAGCCGTCGTAGCCGAATTCAGAACGCGGCCGCCGATGAAAAGTATTTTGGCGAAGACGAGTGGCTGCTCGTTTACTGCCGCGAGCTCGAGCAGCATTACCACCACGATTACTACGTTTTTGGCCACCGCCACTTGCCGCTCGATGTGCCCGTAGCGCCCGGCAGCCGTTATCTTAACTTAGGCGAGTGGGTCAATTATTGCTCCTATGCCGTGTATGACGGACACGATCTGGCTTTACAACATTTTGAGCAGTAG
- the rsfS gene encoding ribosome silencing factor has product MKSTLVRQDSDSLADVVVRGMQEKKAVDIVVLNLKELKNAVADYFVICSASSDTQLDAIARSVEEEVEKITGQNPWQTEGRTNREWVLLDYVDVVVHVFLRDRRQFYALEELWGDAEIKYLEEENVSVPNAAGPNK; this is encoded by the coding sequence ATGAAAAGTACCCTGGTTCGGCAAGATTCGGACAGTTTGGCAGACGTGGTTGTGCGCGGCATGCAGGAGAAGAAGGCAGTTGACATTGTTGTGCTAAACCTTAAGGAACTTAAGAATGCCGTTGCCGACTACTTTGTTATCTGTTCCGCTTCCTCCGACACCCAGCTGGATGCCATTGCCCGCTCAGTAGAAGAAGAAGTTGAAAAGATAACCGGTCAGAATCCTTGGCAAACCGAAGGACGCACCAACCGTGAGTGGGTGCTGCTGGATTACGTAGATGTAGTAGTACACGTTTTTCTGCGCGACCGTCGGCAATTTTACGCGCTCGAAGAGCTGTGGGGCGATGCCGAAATAAAGTATTTAGAAGAGGAAAACGTCTCTGTTCCTAACGCAGCGGGACCGAACAAATAG
- a CDS encoding LutC/YkgG family protein, which translates to MSDTSRDRMLRRIREALLQPAPQPAAPDFSASLHPPLTDDLAIHFAQSFARVGGAFYYCESEEHFFDQLFVYKKDKQLDNLFVWEPELKKMLHEGGVAFSGDEANFIKKADAGLTTCEALVARTGSILVSAASAAGRRLSIYPDQHLVLARTSQIVPDIGDALGVVTARYGDRLPSMISLTTGPSRTADIEKTLVLGAHGPRSLVLFLLDDAPLATT; encoded by the coding sequence ATGTCTGATACCTCCCGCGACCGTATGCTGCGCCGCATCCGTGAGGCGCTGCTGCAACCGGCGCCCCAGCCGGCTGCCCCCGATTTTTCCGCCTCGCTGCACCCTCCTCTGACCGATGATCTGGCTATCCACTTTGCCCAGAGCTTCGCGCGGGTCGGGGGGGCTTTTTACTACTGCGAGTCAGAAGAGCACTTCTTCGACCAGCTTTTCGTCTACAAAAAAGACAAGCAGCTGGATAACCTCTTTGTGTGGGAGCCGGAGCTGAAAAAGATGCTGCACGAAGGCGGCGTGGCCTTTAGCGGCGACGAAGCCAACTTTATTAAAAAAGCCGATGCCGGCCTTACTACCTGCGAAGCGCTGGTGGCCCGAACGGGCAGCATCCTGGTAAGCGCCGCTTCGGCCGCTGGTCGCCGCCTGAGCATTTATCCCGATCAGCATTTGGTGCTAGCCCGCACCTCTCAAATTGTGCCCGACATCGGCGATGCGCTAGGAGTTGTAACGGCCCGCTACGGCGACCGGCTGCCGTCCATGATTTCGCTGACTACGGGTCCCAGCCGCACGGCTGATATCGAAAAAACGTTGGTGCTCGGAGCGCATGGTCCGCGTAGCCTCGTGTTGTTTTTGTTGGATGACGCGCCCCTTGCAACTACCTGA
- the ftsH gene encoding ATP-dependent zinc metalloprotease FtsH — MPNTTPKKKKPMLPTPTPRPSMQLLVLGGLVLFIFAMFYFNRSNSTTDIDQQRFEQMLLAGDVRDVLLVNDRMVEVTLKPEAAKSAKYNDELSRRGPLTLEQGPQFAFRVVDGKTFKEDLDKIQADLPREQRVGLKIDQRQDGYGLLSSWGLIILLMVGFWFLMRRMSGAGGPGGQIFNIGKSRAALFEGGDKVKITFKDVAGLEEAKEEVEEIVEFLKNPSKFTVLGGKIPKGALLVGPPGTGKTLMAKAVAGEADVPFFSLSGSDFVEMFVGVGAARVRDLFKQAKAKAPCIIFIDEIDAIGRSRSSGKMPGGNDERENTLNSLLVEMDGFGTDSGVIILAATNRPDTLDSALLRPGRFDRQISIDKPDINGRTQIFQVHLKPLTLGPDVDARKLAAQTPGFAGAEIANVCNEAALIAARRDKKMVTMQDFTDAVDRVIGGLEKKNKIISPNEKRIVAYHEAGHAIAGWFLEHADPLVKVSIVPRGVAALGYAQYLPREQFLYNTEQLTDEMCMALGGRAAEDLVFGKISTGALSDLERITKMAYSIVTMYGMNEKLGNISFYDSKGQNEYGFSKPYSEATSQMIDEEVRTIISDAYERTKALLTDRRHELEIVAKELLEKEVLLQDDLEHLVGKRPYDTQTSYQAHMAGTDRSETLSERKNEHPIPLSDDLPESNLPGLDYGPDNNPEGRQDTPVGTTL, encoded by the coding sequence ATGCCTAATACAACACCCAAAAAGAAAAAGCCCATGCTGCCGACGCCAACGCCGCGTCCGAGCATGCAGCTTTTGGTGCTGGGCGGGTTGGTACTGTTCATCTTCGCGATGTTCTACTTCAACCGCAGCAACTCTACGACCGACATTGATCAGCAGCGCTTCGAACAAATGCTGTTGGCTGGTGACGTACGCGACGTACTGCTCGTGAACGACCGGATGGTAGAGGTTACGCTGAAGCCTGAAGCCGCCAAGAGCGCGAAATACAATGATGAGCTGTCCCGTCGGGGCCCGCTCACCCTCGAGCAGGGTCCGCAGTTTGCTTTCCGAGTCGTGGACGGTAAAACCTTTAAAGAAGATCTTGATAAGATTCAGGCCGACTTGCCGCGTGAGCAGCGAGTAGGCTTGAAAATAGACCAGCGCCAAGATGGGTATGGCCTGCTCTCCAGCTGGGGCCTGATTATCCTGCTGATGGTTGGCTTCTGGTTCCTAATGCGCCGCATGAGCGGGGCTGGCGGACCTGGGGGGCAAATTTTCAACATCGGCAAGTCGCGCGCGGCTCTCTTTGAGGGTGGCGACAAGGTGAAGATCACCTTTAAGGATGTAGCCGGTTTGGAAGAAGCCAAAGAAGAGGTAGAAGAAATCGTAGAGTTTCTCAAGAACCCGTCAAAGTTTACCGTTCTGGGGGGCAAAATTCCGAAAGGCGCACTGCTCGTAGGTCCTCCCGGTACGGGTAAAACCCTGATGGCGAAAGCAGTGGCTGGTGAAGCTGATGTTCCGTTCTTCTCGCTCTCGGGCTCCGACTTCGTGGAAATGTTCGTGGGTGTAGGTGCTGCGCGGGTACGTGACTTGTTTAAGCAAGCCAAGGCCAAAGCGCCCTGTATCATCTTCATCGACGAGATTGACGCCATTGGCCGTAGCCGCAGCAGTGGCAAGATGCCCGGTGGTAACGATGAGCGCGAGAACACGCTGAACTCGTTGCTGGTAGAAATGGACGGTTTCGGAACCGATTCTGGCGTTATCATCCTAGCTGCCACTAACCGTCCTGATACGCTCGACTCTGCGTTGCTGCGTCCCGGTCGCTTCGACCGTCAGATCAGCATCGACAAGCCCGATATCAACGGCCGCACCCAGATTTTCCAGGTGCACTTGAAGCCGTTGACGCTGGGTCCTGATGTAGATGCTCGTAAGCTGGCTGCGCAAACGCCTGGTTTTGCTGGCGCTGAAATCGCCAACGTTTGTAATGAAGCCGCGCTTATTGCCGCTCGCCGCGACAAAAAGATGGTGACGATGCAAGATTTCACCGATGCCGTTGACCGGGTGATTGGTGGCTTGGAGAAGAAGAACAAGATCATTTCGCCCAATGAGAAGCGCATTGTCGCTTACCACGAGGCTGGCCACGCTATTGCCGGCTGGTTCCTGGAGCACGCCGATCCGTTGGTGAAAGTGAGTATCGTACCCCGTGGTGTGGCTGCCTTGGGTTATGCCCAATATCTGCCGCGCGAGCAATTCCTATACAACACGGAGCAGCTTACCGATGAGATGTGCATGGCCCTTGGCGGCCGCGCTGCCGAAGACCTAGTTTTCGGTAAAATCTCGACGGGTGCCCTCAGTGACTTGGAGCGTATCACCAAGATGGCGTACAGCATCGTGACCATGTATGGCATGAATGAGAAGCTGGGCAACATTTCCTTCTATGATTCTAAGGGACAGAATGAGTATGGTTTCAGCAAGCCGTATTCGGAAGCCACTTCTCAGATGATCGACGAGGAAGTACGCACGATCATCTCCGATGCCTATGAGCGTACGAAAGCCTTGCTCACCGACCGTCGGCATGAGTTGGAAATTGTAGCGAAAGAGCTGCTGGAGAAGGAAGTGTTGCTGCAAGACGACTTAGAGCATTTGGTAGGCAAGCGTCCTTACGATACCCAGACCAGCTACCAAGCGCACATGGCCGGCACCGACCGCAGCGAAACCCTGAGTGAGCGGAAGAATGAGCACCCCATTCCCCTCAGCGACGACCTGCCCGAAAGCAACCTCCCTGGCTTGGACTATGGCCCTGACAACAACCCTGAAGGTCGTCAGGATACGCCTGTAGGAACAACTTTATAA